A stretch of Cupriavidus necator DNA encodes these proteins:
- the rfaE1 gene encoding D-glycero-beta-D-manno-heptose-7-phosphate kinase, whose translation MNKTVIPQEQIRQSHILVVGDMMLDRYWFGDVERISPEAPVPVVQVKRSDERLGGAANVARNAAALGARVGMLGVVGDDEPARTLEALLGESHVQPYLHRDPKLNTTIKLRVVAHQQQLLRVDFESAPAHEVLAAVQDRFLALINDYQVLVLSDYGKGGLTHVTRMIDASRAAGRKVLIDPKGDDYSRYRGATLITPNRAEMRAVVGAWKTEADLTIRAQNLRRGLQLEALLLTRSEEGMTLYTEAEVLHVSAQAREVYDVSGAGDTVIATLATMLGAGVPLKEAVQHANRAGAIVVGKLGTAVVSYSELFGAAP comes from the coding sequence ATGAACAAGACCGTCATTCCGCAGGAGCAGATCCGGCAGTCCCATATCCTGGTGGTCGGCGACATGATGCTGGACCGCTACTGGTTCGGCGATGTGGAGCGCATCTCGCCGGAAGCACCGGTGCCGGTGGTCCAGGTCAAGCGCAGCGACGAGCGCCTGGGCGGCGCCGCCAACGTGGCCCGCAATGCCGCGGCACTGGGCGCACGCGTGGGCATGCTGGGCGTGGTCGGCGACGACGAGCCGGCCCGCACGCTTGAAGCGCTGCTGGGCGAGAGCCATGTGCAGCCCTACCTGCACCGCGATCCCAAGCTCAACACCACCATCAAGCTGCGCGTGGTGGCGCACCAGCAGCAGTTGCTGCGCGTGGATTTCGAGAGCGCGCCGGCGCATGAAGTGCTGGCCGCGGTACAGGACCGCTTCCTGGCCCTGATCAACGACTACCAGGTGCTGGTGCTGTCCGATTACGGCAAAGGCGGTCTGACCCACGTCACGCGCATGATCGACGCCAGCCGCGCGGCCGGGCGCAAGGTGCTGATCGATCCCAAGGGCGACGACTACTCGCGCTACCGCGGCGCCACCCTGATCACCCCCAACCGGGCCGAGATGCGTGCCGTGGTCGGCGCCTGGAAGACCGAGGCCGACCTGACCATCCGCGCGCAGAACCTGCGCCGCGGGCTGCAGCTGGAGGCGCTGTTGCTGACGCGCTCGGAAGAGGGCATGACGCTCTACACCGAGGCCGAGGTGCTGCACGTCTCCGCCCAGGCGCGCGAGGTCTATGATGTATCGGGTGCGGGCGATACCGTGATCGCCACGCTCGCCACCATGCTGGGTGCCGGCGTGCCGCTCAAGGAAGCCGTGCAGCATGCCAATCGTGCCGGCGCCATCGTGGTGGGCAAGCTTGGTACCGCCGTCGTCTCTTATTCTGAATTGTTCGGCGCCGCCCCGTGA
- a CDS encoding UDP-glucose dehydrogenase family protein, producing MKVTIIGSGYVGLVTGACLAELGNDVFCLDLDEQKIALLNAGGVPIYEPGLQELIQRNRAAGRLTFSTDVAASVEHADVQFIAVGTPPDEDGSADLKYVLAAARNIGRHMTGFKVVVDKSTVPVGTGDRVAATIRAELAARSLEDLQFSVVSNPEFLKEGAAVEDFMRPDRIVLGCNADVAGRHAQATMRQLYAPFNRHHERTFYMDVRSAEFTKYAANSMLATRISFMNELANLADEVGADIELVRMGIGSDPRIGYSFLYAGAGYGGSCFPKDVQALMRTAADHGKPMRVLEAVESVNGAQKRVLGDKVVRRFGDDLTGRTFAVWGLAFKPNTDDMREAPSRVLARELVSRGASLRMHDPVSMAEARRVLDADLADLPGGAARVSFHENQMDALDGADALVIVTEWKVFRSPDFGQIKRRLKAPVVFDGRNLYEPEAMVETGVEYHAIGRPTRQAVNE from the coding sequence ATGAAAGTCACGATCATCGGCAGCGGCTATGTCGGCCTTGTCACCGGCGCCTGCCTGGCGGAACTTGGCAACGACGTGTTCTGCCTGGACCTGGACGAGCAGAAGATCGCGCTGCTTAACGCAGGCGGGGTGCCGATCTACGAGCCGGGCCTGCAGGAGCTGATCCAGCGCAACCGGGCCGCCGGGCGGCTGACCTTTTCCACCGACGTGGCGGCCAGCGTCGAGCACGCCGACGTGCAGTTCATCGCCGTGGGCACGCCCCCGGACGAAGACGGCTCTGCCGACCTGAAGTACGTGTTGGCGGCGGCGCGCAATATCGGCCGCCATATGACCGGCTTCAAGGTCGTGGTCGACAAGTCCACCGTGCCGGTTGGCACCGGCGACCGCGTGGCCGCCACGATCCGCGCGGAGCTGGCCGCGCGCAGCCTGGAAGACCTGCAGTTCTCGGTGGTGTCGAACCCCGAGTTCCTGAAGGAGGGCGCCGCGGTCGAGGACTTCATGCGCCCGGACCGCATCGTGCTGGGCTGCAACGCCGACGTCGCCGGCCGCCACGCGCAGGCCACCATGCGCCAGCTTTACGCGCCGTTCAACCGGCACCACGAGCGCACCTTCTACATGGACGTGCGCTCGGCCGAGTTCACCAAATACGCCGCCAATTCGATGCTGGCCACGCGCATCTCGTTCATGAACGAGCTGGCCAACCTGGCCGACGAGGTCGGCGCCGATATCGAACTGGTGCGCATGGGCATCGGATCGGACCCGCGCATCGGCTACAGCTTCCTGTATGCCGGCGCCGGCTATGGCGGTTCATGCTTCCCCAAGGACGTGCAGGCGCTGATGCGCACCGCCGCCGACCATGGCAAGCCGATGCGCGTGCTGGAAGCGGTGGAATCGGTCAACGGCGCACAGAAGCGCGTGCTGGGCGACAAGGTCGTGCGCCGCTTCGGCGATGACCTGACTGGCCGCACCTTTGCGGTGTGGGGCCTGGCCTTCAAGCCCAACACCGACGACATGCGCGAGGCACCGTCGCGGGTGCTGGCACGCGAACTGGTGTCGCGCGGCGCGTCGCTGCGCATGCACGACCCGGTGTCGATGGCCGAAGCCCGGCGCGTGCTGGATGCCGACCTGGCCGACCTGCCGGGCGGCGCCGCGCGCGTGAGTTTCCACGAGAACCAGATGGATGCGCTGGACGGCGCCGACGCGCTGGTGATCGTGACTGAATGGAAGGTGTTCCGCAGCCCAGACTTCGGTCAGATCAAGCGGCGCCTGAAGGCCCCGGTGGTCTTCGACGGGCGCAACCTGTATGAGCCTGAGGCCATGGTCGAGACCGGCGTGGAGTACCACGCCATCGGCCGCCCGACCCGGCAGGCCGTGAACGAATGA
- a CDS encoding methionine ABC transporter permease, whose translation MWSEMFDLFLTSFNETLLMVAISGVVGSLLGVPLGVLLHLTNRGGVLSHPLFNRGIGVVVNAVRSIPFIILLVVVIPFTRFIVGSSIGTTAAIVPLTIAAIPFIARLVESALREVDKGLVEAAQSMGATTRQIVWKVLLPEAMPGIVAGLTITFVSLVGYSAMAGAIGGGGLGDLGIRYGYQRYITEVMVAVVVILIVFVQAVQSFGDWLVRRISHR comes from the coding sequence ATGTGGTCTGAAATGTTTGACCTGTTCCTGACCTCGTTCAACGAGACCCTGCTGATGGTGGCGATCTCGGGCGTGGTCGGCTCGCTGCTGGGCGTGCCGCTGGGCGTGCTGTTGCACCTGACCAACCGTGGCGGCGTGCTGTCGCACCCGCTGTTCAACCGCGGCATCGGCGTGGTGGTCAACGCCGTGCGCTCGATCCCGTTCATCATCCTGCTGGTGGTGGTGATCCCGTTCACGCGCTTTATCGTCGGGTCGTCGATCGGCACCACCGCGGCGATCGTGCCGCTGACCATCGCGGCGATCCCGTTTATCGCGCGCCTGGTGGAAAGCGCGCTGCGCGAGGTCGACAAGGGCCTGGTCGAGGCCGCTCAGTCGATGGGCGCCACCACCCGCCAGATCGTGTGGAAGGTGCTGCTGCCCGAGGCCATGCCCGGCATCGTCGCCGGCCTGACCATCACCTTTGTCAGCCTGGTCGGCTATTCGGCCATGGCCGGCGCGATCGGCGGAGGCGGTCTGGGCGACCTGGGCATCCGCTACGGCTACCAGCGCTATATCACCGAGGTCATGGTGGCGGTGGTGGTGATCCTGATCGTGTTCGTGCAGGCCGTGCAGAGCTTCGGCGACTGGCTTGTCCGCCGTATCAGCCACCGCTAA
- a CDS encoding enoyl-CoA hydratase produces the protein MAETDARVDAPLLTESRDTAGVVRLTMNRPQAFNALSEGLLDALTEALGRLASDHTVRVVVLAGAGKAFCAGHDLREMRASPSHDYYRRLFDRCTRMMMAIQKMPQPVLARVQGIATAAGCQLVAMCDLAVAADDARFAVSGVNLGLFCSTPGVALSRNLHRKQAMEMLLTGDMIDAETARERGLVNRVVPAGQLDEEVARLAASICAKPAAAVAAGKCLFYRQLEMGIEAAYQLAGQTMACNMMDESALEGVQAFIDKRSPSWRGS, from the coding sequence ATGGCCGAGACCGATGCGCGCGTGGACGCGCCGCTGCTGACCGAATCGCGCGACACCGCGGGCGTGGTGCGGCTGACCATGAATCGGCCGCAGGCGTTCAATGCACTGTCAGAAGGGCTGCTCGACGCGCTGACCGAAGCCCTCGGCCGGCTGGCGTCGGACCATACCGTGCGCGTGGTGGTGCTGGCCGGCGCCGGCAAGGCCTTCTGCGCCGGGCACGACCTGCGCGAGATGCGGGCCTCGCCGTCGCACGACTACTACCGGCGCCTGTTCGACCGCTGCACGCGCATGATGATGGCGATCCAGAAGATGCCGCAGCCGGTGCTTGCGCGCGTGCAGGGCATCGCCACGGCGGCGGGCTGCCAGCTGGTGGCCATGTGCGACCTTGCGGTGGCCGCCGACGATGCGCGCTTTGCGGTGTCCGGCGTCAACCTGGGCCTGTTCTGCTCGACGCCCGGGGTGGCGTTGTCGCGCAACCTGCACCGCAAGCAGGCGATGGAGATGCTGCTGACCGGCGACATGATCGACGCCGAAACCGCCCGTGAGCGCGGGCTGGTGAACCGGGTGGTGCCCGCTGGCCAGCTCGACGAAGAGGTGGCGCGCCTGGCCGCCAGCATCTGCGCCAAGCCGGCCGCCGCGGTGGCCGCCGGCAAGTGTCTGTTCTACCGCCAGCTGGAAATGGGCATCGAGGCCGCCTACCAGCTGGCCGGCCAGACCATGGCCTGCAACATGATGGACGAGTCGGCGCTGGAGGGGGTGCAGGCCTTCATTGACAAGCGTTCGCCGTCCTGGCGTGGCTCATAA
- the cysM gene encoding cysteine synthase CysM, translating to MAYKTIEDTIGNTPLVRLQRIPGAANDARGNVILGKLEGNNPAGSVKDRPAVSMIARAEARGRIKPGDTLIEATSGNTGIALAMAAAIRGYKMVLIMPEDLSLERRQSMAAYGAEIILTPVKGGMEYARDLADSMERDGKGVILDQFANPDNPQAHYEGTGPEIWRDTDGRITHFVSAMGTTGTITGVSRYLKEQNPEIQVIGAQPAEGSRIPGIRKWPEAYLPKIYDASYIDRTEPVSQGDAEHMARRMASEEGIFCGISAAGALCVALRIAEEVENATIVFVVCDRGDRYLSTGVFPA from the coding sequence ATGGCCTACAAGACAATTGAAGACACCATCGGCAATACGCCGCTGGTCAGACTGCAGCGCATCCCCGGTGCCGCCAACGACGCGCGCGGCAATGTGATCCTCGGCAAGCTCGAAGGCAACAACCCGGCCGGTTCGGTCAAGGACCGCCCCGCGGTGTCGATGATCGCCCGGGCCGAGGCGCGCGGGCGCATCAAGCCGGGCGACACCCTGATCGAGGCGACTTCCGGCAATACCGGCATCGCGCTGGCCATGGCGGCCGCCATCCGCGGCTACAAGATGGTGCTGATCATGCCCGAGGACCTGAGCCTCGAACGCCGCCAGAGCATGGCGGCCTACGGTGCCGAGATCATCCTGACCCCGGTCAAGGGCGGCATGGAGTACGCCCGCGACCTGGCGGATTCGATGGAGCGCGATGGCAAGGGCGTGATCCTCGACCAGTTCGCCAACCCGGACAACCCGCAGGCGCACTACGAGGGCACCGGGCCGGAGATCTGGCGCGATACCGACGGCCGCATCACCCACTTCGTTTCGGCGATGGGCACCACCGGCACCATTACCGGCGTGTCGCGCTACCTGAAGGAACAGAACCCGGAGATCCAGGTCATCGGCGCGCAGCCGGCCGAAGGCTCGCGCATCCCGGGCATCCGCAAGTGGCCCGAGGCGTATCTGCCCAAGATCTACGATGCCAGCTACATCGACCGCACCGAGCCGGTGAGCCAGGGCGATGCCGAGCACATGGCGCGGCGCATGGCGTCCGAAGAGGGCATCTTCTGCGGCATTTCGGCCGCGGGCGCGCTCTGCGTGGCGCTGCGCATTGCCGAGGAAGTGGAGAACGCCACCATCGTGTTCGTTGTGTGCGACCGCGGCGACCGCTACCTGTCGACCGGCGTGTTCCCGGCGTGA
- the rfaD gene encoding ADP-glyceromanno-heptose 6-epimerase, with the protein MTIIVTGAAGFIGSNLVKGLNDRGETNVIAVDNLTRADKFHNLVDCEISDYLDKQDFLARFARGEFGKVRAVFHEGACSDTMETDGRYMMENNYRYTLSLMESCLEQGTQFLYASSAATYGASQVFREDREFERPLNVYGYSKFLFDQIVRRRLPSALSQIVGFRYFNVYGPRETHKGRMASVAFHNFNQFRADGTVKLFGEYGGYAPGMQSRDFISVEDVVKVNLHFFDHPDKSGIFNLGTGRAQPFNDIAATVVNTLREAEGKPRLSLDELVQEGLLEYVKFPDALRGKYQCFTQSDVSKLRSAGYSEPFLSVEEGVARYCRWLIERAG; encoded by the coding sequence ATGACCATCATCGTCACCGGCGCCGCTGGCTTTATCGGCAGCAACCTCGTCAAAGGCCTGAACGACCGCGGCGAGACCAACGTCATCGCTGTCGACAACCTGACCCGTGCCGACAAGTTCCACAACCTGGTCGACTGCGAGATCTCCGACTACCTGGACAAGCAGGACTTCCTCGCGCGCTTTGCCCGCGGCGAGTTCGGCAAGGTGCGGGCGGTATTCCATGAGGGCGCGTGCTCCGACACCATGGAGACCGACGGCCGTTACATGATGGAGAACAACTACCGTTACACGCTGTCGCTGATGGAGAGCTGCCTGGAACAGGGCACGCAGTTCCTGTATGCGTCGTCGGCGGCTACCTACGGTGCTTCGCAGGTGTTCCGCGAAGACCGCGAGTTTGAGCGCCCGCTGAACGTGTACGGCTACTCCAAGTTCCTGTTCGACCAGATCGTGCGGCGCCGGCTGCCGTCGGCGCTGTCGCAGATCGTGGGCTTCCGCTACTTCAACGTGTACGGCCCGCGTGAAACGCACAAGGGCCGCATGGCCTCGGTCGCCTTCCACAACTTCAACCAGTTCCGCGCCGACGGCACGGTGAAGCTGTTCGGCGAGTACGGTGGCTATGCCCCCGGCATGCAGAGCCGCGACTTTATCTCGGTCGAGGACGTGGTCAAGGTCAACCTGCACTTCTTCGACCATCCGGACAAGTCCGGCATCTTCAATCTCGGCACCGGCCGCGCGCAGCCGTTCAACGACATCGCCGCCACCGTGGTCAATACCCTGCGCGAGGCCGAAGGCAAGCCGCGCCTGTCGCTCGATGAACTGGTGCAGGAAGGCCTGCTCGAGTACGTCAAGTTCCCCGATGCGCTGCGCGGCAAGTACCAGTGCTTTACGCAGTCGGATGTGTCGAAGCTGCGCAGCGCCGGCTACAGCGAGCCGTTCCTGAGCGTCGAGGAAGGCGTGGCGCGCTACTGCCGCTGGCTGATCGAACGCGCCGGCTGA
- a CDS encoding solute carrier family 23 protein: protein MANGEDAGFLPQWRLKTEGVIGPDERLPAGQTLLAGIQHVVAMFGSTAIAPILMGFNPNIAILFSGIGTLIFFLCVRGRVPSYLGSSFAFIAVVIAATGYAGSGPNLNIPVALGGIIAAGALYTVIGLIVQAVGYAWVEKLMPPVVTGAIVAAIGLNLAPVAVKAVSGAALDTWVGLLTVVAVGLVAVRAPGMIGRLPVLIGGLAGYLAYYLGTNVMGLGKPIDFSSVAAASWFGLPAFTAPTFELSAMLLIAPVAIVLVAENLGHIKAIGVMTGRNLDPYIGRAFIGDGIATMLSASGGGTGVTTYAENMGVMAVTKIYSTLIFVVAAAVAILLGFSPKFGALILTIPGPVIGGLTIVVFGLIAATAGRIWVQNKVDFSSSRNLITVGATLTVAAGDLTLKLGGMTLGGIGTATFGCILLYHLLGEGNHEEG, encoded by the coding sequence ATGGCGAATGGCGAGGACGCGGGATTCCTGCCGCAGTGGCGGCTCAAGACCGAAGGTGTGATCGGGCCGGATGAGCGGCTGCCCGCCGGGCAGACGCTGCTGGCCGGCATCCAGCACGTGGTGGCGATGTTCGGCTCGACCGCCATTGCACCGATCCTGATGGGTTTCAACCCGAATATCGCCATCCTGTTTTCCGGCATCGGCACGCTGATCTTCTTCCTGTGCGTGCGCGGGCGGGTGCCGAGCTATCTTGGCTCCAGCTTCGCTTTCATCGCCGTGGTGATCGCCGCCACCGGCTACGCGGGCAGCGGCCCCAACCTCAATATCCCGGTGGCACTGGGCGGCATCATCGCCGCCGGCGCGCTGTACACGGTGATCGGCCTGATCGTGCAGGCGGTGGGCTACGCCTGGGTCGAAAAGCTGATGCCGCCGGTGGTGACCGGCGCCATCGTCGCGGCGATCGGGCTGAACCTGGCCCCGGTAGCGGTCAAGGCGGTCAGCGGGGCGGCCCTCGATACCTGGGTGGGCCTGCTGACGGTGGTGGCCGTGGGGCTGGTGGCGGTGCGTGCGCCCGGCATGATCGGGCGCCTGCCGGTGCTGATCGGCGGCCTGGCCGGCTACCTCGCCTACTACCTGGGCACCAATGTGATGGGGCTGGGCAAGCCGATCGACTTCTCCAGCGTGGCAGCGGCCAGCTGGTTCGGGCTGCCGGCGTTCACGGCGCCGACCTTCGAGCTCAGCGCCATGCTGCTGATCGCCCCGGTGGCGATTGTGCTGGTGGCGGAGAACCTGGGTCATATCAAGGCCATCGGCGTGATGACCGGGCGCAACCTGGACCCGTATATCGGCCGTGCCTTCATCGGCGACGGCATCGCGACCATGCTGTCGGCCAGCGGCGGCGGCACCGGCGTGACCACTTATGCCGAGAACATGGGCGTGATGGCGGTCACCAAGATCTACTCGACGCTGATCTTCGTGGTCGCGGCCGCGGTGGCCATCCTGCTGGGCTTCTCGCCCAAGTTCGGTGCGCTGATCCTGACCATCCCGGGTCCGGTGATCGGCGGGCTGACCATCGTCGTGTTCGGCCTGATCGCGGCGACGGCGGGCCGGATCTGGGTGCAGAACAAGGTGGACTTCTCCAGCTCGCGCAACCTGATCACGGTTGGCGCCACGCTGACGGTGGCCGCCGGCGACCTGACGCTGAAACTGGGCGGCATGACGCTGGGCGGCATCGGGACTGCCACCTTCGGCTGCATCCTGCTGTACCACCTGTTGGGCGAAGGCAACCACGAAGAGGGCTGA
- the mltB gene encoding lytic murein transglycosylase B yields the protein MTDTQRSLRRPLLGAALSAAALGLCGLSPSLLAAGKRRVSMREEEIEPGRYRDNPQTRAFIDEMVARHRLDRGMLQEWFGQAVYSATVVRLIMPPATTGRKSWRTYRSRFIEPIRINAGVRFWQDNRDTLRRAEAEFGVPASVIVGIIGVETIYGRDMGTFRVLDSLSTLAFDYPDTPNREARTTLFRNQLADYLLWCRDTRTDVYSVLGSFAGAIGIPQFMPTSLREYAIDYDNNGRIDLRNSPTDAIGSVARFLQLHGWEPGRPVVWRIAGDAGSLGIATAAADGEPWPTRTLNQLTRAGLRVDEPIDPAREGETGVLVVDLPTPDQPTEYLLGLRNFYVLTRYNRSFFYALAVYQLGEAVKAAMG from the coding sequence ATGACCGACACCCAGCGCTCACTGCGACGCCCCCTGCTGGGCGCCGCGCTTTCCGCTGCCGCACTCGGACTCTGCGGCCTCTCCCCCAGCCTGCTCGCCGCGGGCAAGCGCCGCGTCAGCATGCGCGAGGAAGAGATCGAACCCGGCCGCTACCGCGACAATCCGCAGACCCGCGCATTTATCGACGAGATGGTGGCCCGCCACCGCCTTGACCGTGGCATGCTGCAGGAGTGGTTTGGCCAGGCGGTCTATTCCGCCACCGTGGTGCGTCTGATCATGCCGCCCGCCACCACCGGCCGCAAAAGCTGGCGCACCTACCGCTCGCGCTTTATCGAGCCGATCCGCATCAACGCGGGCGTGCGCTTCTGGCAGGACAACCGCGACACGCTGCGCCGCGCCGAAGCCGAGTTCGGCGTGCCGGCATCGGTCATCGTCGGCATCATCGGCGTGGAAACCATCTATGGCCGCGACATGGGCACCTTCCGCGTGCTCGATTCGCTGTCCACGCTCGCCTTCGACTACCCGGACACGCCCAACCGCGAAGCCCGCACCACGCTGTTCCGCAACCAGCTGGCCGACTACCTGCTGTGGTGCCGCGACACCCGCACCGACGTGTACTCGGTGCTGGGCTCCTTCGCGGGCGCGATCGGCATCCCGCAGTTCATGCCGACCAGCCTGCGCGAATACGCCATCGACTACGACAACAACGGCCGCATCGACCTGCGCAACAGCCCTACCGACGCCATCGGCAGTGTCGCGCGCTTCCTGCAGCTGCACGGCTGGGAGCCGGGCCGCCCGGTGGTGTGGCGCATTGCCGGCGACGCCGGCAGCCTGGGTATCGCCACCGCCGCGGCCGACGGTGAGCCGTGGCCCACGCGCACGCTCAACCAGCTGACCCGCGCCGGCCTGCGCGTGGACGAGCCGATCGACCCCGCGCGCGAAGGCGAGACTGGCGTGCTGGTGGTGGACTTGCCCACCCCCGACCAGCCGACCGAGTACCTGCTCGGCCTGCGCAACTTCTACGTGCTGACGCGCTACAACCGCAGCTTCTTCTATGCGCTGGCGGTGTACCAGCTGGGCGAGGCGGTCAAGGCGGCGATGGGCTGA
- a CDS encoding methionine ABC transporter ATP-binding protein, which yields MIELQGLSQRFPGASGDVHALRDVSLSIAAGEVFGIIGRSGAGKSTLVRAINLLNRPSSGRVIVAGQELTALDTGALRLARREIGMIFQHFNLLSSRTVYENVALPLELAGKPKAEIAATVLPLLDLVGLSALKGRYPAQISGGQKQRVGIARALASKPKVLLSDEATSALDPETTRSILELLKQINRDLGLTIVMITHQMEVIKQVCDRVAVLEAGRVVETGRVIDVFLRPQHDVTRAMIGDVISQELPASVLKRVESRLGNGRDHVYRLAFTGEGVDQPVLAQAIRRYGLDFNILHGHIDEIQGQAFGSLAIMATGELADVKAAMEYLQAQGVVVEEFEHVV from the coding sequence ATGATCGAACTGCAAGGACTGTCGCAGCGCTTCCCGGGCGCGTCTGGCGACGTGCATGCATTGCGGGACGTCAGCCTGTCGATAGCGGCGGGCGAGGTCTTCGGCATTATCGGCCGCAGCGGCGCCGGCAAGAGCACGCTGGTACGCGCCATCAACCTGTTGAACCGGCCCTCGAGCGGCCGCGTGATCGTCGCGGGCCAGGAGCTGACCGCGCTGGACACGGGCGCGCTGCGCCTGGCACGCCGCGAGATCGGCATGATCTTCCAGCACTTCAACCTGCTGTCGTCGCGCACGGTGTATGAGAACGTGGCGCTGCCGCTGGAACTGGCCGGCAAGCCCAAGGCTGAGATTGCCGCGACGGTGCTGCCGCTGCTGGACCTGGTGGGCCTGTCGGCGCTGAAGGGCCGCTATCCGGCGCAGATCAGCGGCGGGCAGAAGCAGCGCGTGGGCATTGCGCGCGCCCTGGCCAGCAAGCCCAAGGTGCTGCTCTCGGACGAGGCCACTTCCGCGCTGGACCCGGAAACCACCCGCTCCATCCTGGAACTGCTCAAGCAGATCAACCGCGACCTGGGCCTGACCATCGTGATGATCACGCACCAGATGGAAGTCATCAAGCAGGTCTGCGACCGCGTGGCCGTGCTTGAAGCCGGCCGGGTGGTGGAGACCGGGCGCGTGATCGACGTATTCCTGCGCCCGCAGCACGACGTCACCCGCGCCATGATCGGCGACGTCATCTCGCAGGAACTGCCGGCCAGCGTGCTCAAGCGCGTGGAGAGCCGGCTCGGCAACGGGCGCGACCATGTCTACCGCCTGGCCTTCACCGGCGAGGGCGTGGACCAGCCGGTGCTGGCCCAGGCGATCCGCCGCTACGGGCTGGACTTCAATATCCTGCACGGCCATATCGACGAGATCCAGGGCCAGGCTTTCGGCTCGCTGGCGATCATGGCCACGGGCGAACTGGCCGACGTGAAGGCGGCGATGGAATACCTGCAGGCGCAAGGCGTCGTGGTGGAGGAGTTCGAGCATGTGGTCTGA
- a CDS encoding histone deacetylase family protein encodes MPTGYYTHPEFQRHEMGHFHPECPERLQAIEDHLISHGLDGLLERREAPPATREQLERVHRPDYVDSLERASPASGYHAIDPDTSMNSHTLAAATLAAGAAVAATDAVIAGEFENAFCCVRPPGHHAEPDRAMGFCFYNNVAIAARHALRAHGLERVAIIDFDVHHGNGTEAAFRGDEQVMMCSIFQHPFYPYSGTEHLAPNMVNIPLPAYTNGMAVREVVETIWLPRLNEFRPQMLFISAGFDAHREDDLGQMGLVEQDYAWITGQLVDVARAHAQGRIVSCLEGGYNLSALGRSVLAHLKVLLER; translated from the coding sequence ATGCCGACAGGCTATTACACGCACCCCGAGTTCCAGCGGCACGAGATGGGGCATTTCCATCCGGAGTGCCCGGAACGCCTTCAGGCGATCGAGGATCACCTGATTTCGCACGGCCTGGACGGGCTGCTGGAGCGCCGCGAAGCCCCGCCCGCCACGCGCGAGCAGCTTGAGCGCGTGCACCGGCCCGACTATGTCGATTCACTCGAACGCGCCAGCCCGGCCAGCGGCTATCACGCGATCGATCCGGATACCTCGATGAACTCGCACACGCTTGCCGCCGCCACGCTGGCCGCGGGCGCGGCGGTGGCGGCCACCGATGCGGTGATCGCCGGCGAGTTCGAAAACGCGTTCTGCTGCGTGCGCCCGCCCGGCCACCACGCCGAGCCCGACCGCGCCATGGGCTTCTGCTTCTACAACAACGTCGCCATCGCCGCGCGCCACGCGCTGCGGGCGCACGGGCTGGAGCGCGTGGCCATCATCGATTTCGACGTGCACCACGGCAATGGCACCGAAGCGGCATTCCGCGGCGACGAGCAGGTGATGATGTGCAGCATTTTCCAGCACCCGTTCTATCCGTACAGCGGCACCGAGCATCTCGCGCCCAATATGGTCAACATACCGCTGCCGGCCTATACCAACGGCATGGCCGTGCGCGAAGTGGTCGAGACCATCTGGCTGCCGCGGCTCAATGAGTTCCGCCCGCAGATGCTGTTTATCTCCGCCGGCTTTGACGCGCACCGCGAGGACGACCTGGGCCAGATGGGCCTGGTGGAGCAGGACTACGCCTGGATCACCGGCCAGCTGGTGGACGTTGCGCGCGCCCATGCGCAGGGCCGCATCGTCAGCTGCCTGGAGGGGGGCTACAACCTGAGCGCGCTGGGCCGCAGCGTGCTGGCGCACCTGAAGGTGCTGCTGGAACGATAG
- a CDS encoding ComEA family DNA-binding protein: MFKHWVRQLARRFSLVFLAATICLFAGGAAHAAIDVNTADEAALTSVKGVGAATARNIIDERNKRGPYKDAADLAERVSGIGPKSVAKLQDAGLAIGPKGAAAAAPAKAAKAAPAAATKPAR, translated from the coding sequence ATGTTCAAGCATTGGGTCCGGCAACTTGCCCGGCGTTTTTCCCTGGTATTCCTTGCTGCAACCATCTGCCTGTTCGCAGGCGGTGCCGCGCATGCCGCCATCGATGTCAACACGGCGGACGAGGCGGCGCTGACCTCGGTCAAGGGCGTGGGAGCCGCCACCGCCCGCAACATCATCGACGAACGCAACAAGCGTGGGCCCTACAAGGACGCCGCGGACCTGGCCGAGCGCGTCAGCGGCATCGGGCCGAAGTCCGTGGCGAAGCTGCAGGACGCTGGCCTCGCCATTGGCCCGAAGGGAGCCGCAGCAGCGGCCCCGGCCAAGGCCGCCAAGGCAGCGCCCGCGGCGGCCACCAAGCCGGCGCGCTAG